From one uncultured Methanoregula sp. genomic stretch:
- a CDS encoding peptidylprolyl isomerase, which translates to MIASAQTGKLVRLETNMGTISIALAPDMPITAGNFETLVQKGYYNGVIFHRVISGFMIQGGDPTGTGRGGPGYAIKDEFPPGNKNDRGTISMANAGPNTGGSQFFINLVNNNFLDGKHPAFGKVVQGMDIVDKIGKTKTGHGDRPAKDVVIVKAVLE; encoded by the coding sequence ATGATAGCATCAGCACAAACCGGAAAACTCGTGCGGCTCGAGACGAACATGGGAACAATTTCCATTGCCCTTGCTCCTGACATGCCCATTACTGCGGGCAATTTCGAAACGCTTGTACAGAAGGGATACTATAACGGGGTTATCTTCCACCGGGTCATCAGCGGATTCATGATCCAGGGGGGCGACCCGACCGGGACCGGTCGCGGGGGCCCGGGCTATGCGATCAAGGATGAGTTCCCGCCCGGTAACAAAAATGACCGCGGGACTATCTCCATGGCAAATGCAGGGCCCAACACCGGCGGATCCCAGTTCTTCATCAACCTTGTCAACAACAACTTCCTCGATGGCAAACACCCGGCCTTCGGAAAGGTTGTTCAAGGAATGGATATCGTCGACAAGATCGGCAAGACAAAGACGGGCCACGGCGACCGCCCGGCCAAGGATGTTGTCATCGTCAAAGCCGTTCTTGAGTGA
- a CDS encoding C-GCAxxG-C-C family protein, whose translation MTLTRADDAEATYRGGFSCAQSVCLAFAEDYGIDRETALKLSCALGGGMGHTNNTCGAVTGALMVIGMKYGRTRLDDMAAKEKTYEVTKEFIAEFLRRNQSLRCTDLLGYNLSNSRELGLAKEKGVFKTKCPLLVRSAAEILEEIL comes from the coding sequence ATGACTCTCACACGTGCCGATGATGCGGAAGCCACCTATCGGGGCGGCTTTTCCTGTGCCCAGTCGGTCTGCCTGGCCTTTGCCGAAGACTATGGGATTGATCGTGAGACCGCCCTGAAACTCTCATGCGCCCTTGGGGGCGGGATGGGTCATACGAACAACACCTGCGGGGCAGTGACCGGGGCCCTCATGGTGATCGGCATGAAATACGGGCGCACCCGACTCGACGACATGGCAGCAAAAGAGAAGACGTACGAGGTGACAAAAGAGTTCATTGCGGAATTCCTGCGCAGGAACCAATCCCTCCGGTGCACGGATCTCCTGGGTTATAATCTATCCAATTCCCGCGAGCTCGGCCTTGCAAAAGAGAAAGGAGTGTTCAAGACGAAATGCCCGCTTCTCGTCCGGAGCGCTGCCGAGATCCTCGAAGAGATCTTATAA
- a CDS encoding NUDIX hydrolase yields the protein MEIFRGRRLWIEQRRVELPNGLEREKIIVHPSSAVAILPIENGRCKLLRQYRYAIDDYILEAPAGALEKDEEPLEAAGRELIEETGFAARRIEPRGFIITTPGYTDEKIYLYEAQGLTPSTEYGKDEDEIIEVIDVAVSDLPDMVQDGTITDAKTICLIYRCLGC from the coding sequence ATGGAGATCTTTCGCGGGAGAAGACTCTGGATCGAACAGCGCAGGGTCGAACTGCCAAACGGCCTTGAGCGGGAAAAGATTATCGTTCACCCGAGCAGTGCGGTTGCGATCCTTCCCATAGAGAACGGCCGGTGCAAACTGCTCCGGCAATACCGGTACGCGATTGACGATTACATTCTTGAGGCACCTGCCGGTGCTCTCGAAAAAGACGAAGAACCACTGGAGGCTGCCGGCCGGGAGCTCATTGAGGAGACCGGGTTTGCAGCCCGTAGGATCGAGCCCCGGGGGTTTATCATAACGACTCCTGGGTACACCGACGAGAAAATCTACCTGTATGAAGCACAGGGGCTGACGCCGTCAACAGAGTACGGGAAGGATGAGGACGAGATTATCGAAGTCATTGACGTAGCGGTCAGTGATCTCCCCGACATGGTACAGGATGGCACCATCACGGATGCCAAGACCATCTGCCTCATTTACCGGTGCCTCGGGTGCTGA
- a CDS encoding peptidylprolyl isomerase: MSSPVRTTLLACALIAVLLLAAGCTQQTASPSKTEPAGITGTPGIATAAATPPVTAAATVSTESWKRVRLSTNMGDIIIALNPDMPVTTGNFETLVTKGFYNNVTFHRVIDGFMIQGGDPTGTGMGGPGYTIKDEFKTGNRNDRGTISMANAGPNTGGSQFFINLVNNNYLDTMHPVFGKVVTGMDVVDKIGKVPTTGGQENRPIQSVTILKAEIIS, encoded by the coding sequence ATGTCATCACCAGTTCGTACCACGCTGTTGGCATGTGCCCTCATCGCAGTTCTTCTTCTCGCTGCAGGGTGCACCCAGCAGACCGCATCGCCGTCAAAAACTGAACCAGCCGGGATAACGGGAACTCCCGGGATCGCAACGGCTGCAGCAACGCCACCCGTGACCGCTGCAGCAACGGTCTCCACCGAGTCCTGGAAACGGGTCAGGCTTTCAACCAATATGGGCGACATCATCATTGCGCTCAACCCGGATATGCCCGTTACCACGGGCAATTTCGAGACATTGGTAACAAAGGGATTCTACAATAACGTGACGTTCCACCGGGTCATCGACGGGTTCATGATCCAGGGTGGAGATCCCACAGGTACCGGAATGGGCGGCCCGGGCTATACGATCAAGGACGAGTTCAAGACCGGCAACAGGAATGACCGCGGGACTATCTCCATGGCAAACGCCGGGCCCAACACCGGGGGATCCCAGTTCTTCATCAACCTTGTCAACAACAATTACCTTGATACTATGCATCCCGTCTTCGGCAAGGTGGTAACGGGTATGGATGTGGTAGACAAAATCGGGAAAGTGCCGACAACCGGGGGACAGGAAAACCGCCCAATCCAGAGCGTGACAATCCTGAAAGCTGAGATAATCTCATAA
- a CDS encoding PEGA domain-containing protein, giving the protein MTNKYLILLLALAIIAAVMPVVAADDNPGDIPIVIPTTTKTPTPEPTTPPYTPVTAPPTEEPTVTVPTVVTLPTTEPTVTVPTMVTQPTTHPTGFSTTVPTETWTIEPTQAGGGKGWITTFCNVDGATVSFNGVTQGTIAGGSLTVPVSPSGTPVSTITVTKYGYTTWQGAPSHMPEDQETVSVYATINPISTPTTAPPAQYGTIYAQSTPSGAQIYMNGNFCGYAPVTIPNLLPNTYSMRATLNGYTSDSRTVTVYAGQTTYYSPVLQQSPQPSRSTGTVYVTSNPDHAMIYVDGNYQGKAPLTVTLYPGSHTFRLTLTGYNDYTTTVYVNGGTAQNLNAVMTSASYGSVTITSLPGATVYMDSNTMGKIPSSGVLTLNNILNGNHLFKITAPGYNDWMNTIYVRGNTVTPFTATLTPIGTNPTPVPATGAFNIVSTPAGSEVYIDNLFKGYTPGVFDGISPGQHQILLKYTGYMDYPTTSTVNSGQTTPLAISLQPAPTPTPQSAPSPVILIGGLAGMVALGAALRRRS; this is encoded by the coding sequence TTGACGAATAAGTATCTGATTCTGCTCCTCGCGCTGGCGATCATTGCGGCGGTCATGCCCGTGGTCGCAGCCGATGACAATCCCGGCGATATCCCCATCGTCATACCCACTACAACCAAAACGCCGACACCCGAACCAACAACTCCGCCCTATACCCCGGTCACTGCACCACCAACGGAGGAGCCGACGGTGACGGTTCCCACGGTTGTAACATTGCCGACAACCGAACCCACCGTAACGGTTCCTACCATGGTCACCCAGCCGACAACACATCCAACCGGTTTCTCCACAACGGTACCTACCGAGACCTGGACCATAGAGCCAACACAGGCAGGTGGCGGGAAAGGCTGGATCACGACATTCTGTAATGTCGACGGGGCTACGGTATCATTTAATGGAGTCACCCAGGGAACTATTGCCGGGGGAAGCCTTACGGTCCCGGTAAGCCCATCGGGAACACCGGTTTCAACCATCACCGTCACCAAATACGGATATACTACCTGGCAGGGAGCACCCTCCCACATGCCGGAAGATCAGGAGACCGTCTCGGTCTATGCAACCATCAACCCCATCTCAACCCCGACTACCGCCCCGCCGGCCCAGTACGGGACCATCTATGCCCAGTCAACCCCGAGCGGTGCCCAGATCTACATGAACGGGAACTTCTGCGGGTACGCACCGGTCACGATACCTAACCTTTTACCCAACACGTATTCCATGAGAGCAACCCTCAATGGCTACACATCTGACTCGAGAACCGTCACGGTCTACGCGGGACAGACGACATATTACTCACCGGTACTCCAGCAGTCCCCTCAGCCATCCCGCAGCACCGGAACCGTGTACGTAACATCGAACCCGGATCATGCAATGATCTATGTTGACGGAAATTACCAGGGTAAGGCCCCCCTGACCGTCACGCTCTATCCCGGCAGCCACACGTTCCGGCTTACCCTGACAGGATATAATGACTACACGACAACCGTGTATGTCAACGGAGGGACTGCCCAGAACCTCAATGCCGTGATGACTTCGGCGTCCTATGGTTCGGTTACGATAACCTCCCTCCCCGGGGCAACCGTATACATGGACAGCAACACGATGGGAAAGATCCCGTCTTCAGGAGTCCTGACACTCAATAACATCCTGAACGGAAACCACCTGTTCAAGATTACCGCACCCGGTTATAATGACTGGATGAACACGATCTATGTGCGGGGCAACACGGTGACTCCCTTCACGGCAACCCTTACCCCGATCGGGACGAACCCGACACCGGTGCCGGCAACGGGCGCCTTCAATATCGTATCAACCCCTGCGGGATCCGAGGTCTATATCGATAACCTGTTCAAGGGATACACCCCGGGGGTGTTCGACGGGATCTCTCCCGGCCAGCACCAGATCCTGCTCAAGTATACCGGATATATGGACTACCCGACAACATCAACGGTGAATTCGGGCCAGACAACCCCTCTTGCGATCAGCCTGCAGCCTGCTCCAACCCCGACACCGCAATCAGCCCCGTCACCCGTAATCCTTATTGGAGGACTTGCGGGGATGGTTGCACTGGGAGCTGCACTAAGGAGGCGATCCTGA
- a CDS encoding radical SAM protein has protein sequence MKIADIFRSLQGEGKNQGKPCLFIRLAGCNLKCRWCDTPESREGGIEMSLDTILEQVWRINPPYVCITGGEPLLQSEDLAHLLASLSRRGTLIDIETNGTIDFSNLQQYADICMDVKCPSSGEQSNCNLLEKIRPQDSVKFVVHDEEDCRYAQEVMNTHRIAGEIFFSPVFGSDYTPITRFILINNLPVRFQLQLHKIIGVK, from the coding sequence ATGAAGATCGCGGATATTTTCAGGAGCCTCCAGGGAGAGGGAAAGAACCAGGGCAAGCCCTGCCTTTTCATCCGGCTGGCCGGGTGTAACCTGAAATGCCGCTGGTGCGATACACCGGAGTCGCGGGAGGGGGGCATCGAGATGAGCCTCGACACCATCCTTGAACAGGTCTGGCGTATCAACCCACCCTATGTCTGCATTACTGGCGGCGAGCCCCTCCTGCAGTCAGAAGACCTCGCGCACCTGCTCGCTTCACTTTCCCGGCGGGGAACCCTGATTGATATCGAGACCAACGGAACCATCGATTTTAGCAACCTCCAGCAGTATGCTGATATATGCATGGATGTGAAATGCCCATCGTCGGGAGAGCAGAGCAACTGTAACCTGCTCGAAAAGATACGCCCGCAGGACAGCGTGAAATTTGTCGTGCACGATGAGGAAGACTGCCGTTATGCGCAGGAAGTAATGAACACGCACCGGATTGCCGGTGAGATCTTCTTCTCACCCGTATTTGGATCAGATTATACACCCATTACCAGGTTTATTCTTATCAACAACCTGCCGGTGAGATTCCAGCTGCAGTTACACAAAATTATCGGGGTAAAATGA
- a CDS encoding elongation factor EF-2: MVRGKKSVERVTELMKEPKHIRNIGIVAHIDHGKTTLSDNLLSGAGIISEELAGKQLFMDSDAEEQARGITIDASNVSMVHEYEGQDYLINMIDTPGHVDFGGDVTRAMRAVDGAVVLVDAVEGTMPQTETVLRQALKEQVRPVLFINKVDRLVNELKVDEMEMQIRLGKVIDKVNKLIKGMNEESYNSGWKLDASLGTVAFGSALYNWAISVPYMKKSGISFKDVYDKCRSGDMKYLAKKSPLYEVVLDMVVHHLPDPLVAQPRRVNVIWHGDKTTKEGKGMLNCDPNGPVCMMVTDISFDPHAGEVATGRLFSGSLKRGDVLYVMGSAMKENRLQQVGIFMGPKRVEVEEIVAGNIPAVTGLRDAFVGSTVSSLMEMATFESLKHYSEPVMTVAVEAKSMKDLPKLVEVLRQVAKEDPTLIITINEETGEHLISGMGELHLEIVTGRIKRDKGVEIVTSEPIVVYRETVTGKIEAVEGKSPNRHNRFYFDLEPMSDVIVDLIKKGEVSMNQQMLERRDALVAAGMNKDEAKSVKMIKGTNMLIDMTKGVQYLNETMELVIEGIQEALAGGPLADEPVQNLKMTLVDVKLHEDAIHRGPAQVIPAVRGAIKGGMLIAGDSLLEPIQKIQITVPMDQMGAATSQIQGRRGQVFDMQSEGDTITVVGKAPVAELFGFAGDIRSATEGRAMWNTEFAGFELVPNNMVKEVVVGIRKRKGLKEQMPQPNDYLAV; the protein is encoded by the coding sequence ATGGTCCGCGGCAAAAAATCAGTTGAGCGCGTAACTGAGCTCATGAAGGAACCGAAACATATTCGGAACATTGGTATTGTAGCACACATCGATCACGGTAAAACAACACTCTCCGACAACCTGCTTTCTGGTGCCGGCATCATCTCGGAAGAACTTGCCGGTAAGCAGCTTTTCATGGACTCGGATGCAGAAGAGCAGGCCCGTGGTATCACCATCGACGCGTCCAACGTTTCGATGGTGCACGAGTATGAAGGTCAGGATTACCTGATCAACATGATCGATACGCCGGGTCACGTTGACTTCGGTGGCGACGTCACCCGGGCCATGCGTGCTGTTGACGGTGCAGTCGTGCTCGTTGACGCAGTCGAGGGCACCATGCCTCAGACCGAGACCGTGCTCCGGCAGGCATTAAAGGAGCAGGTCCGCCCGGTCCTCTTCATCAATAAGGTCGACCGTCTCGTCAACGAACTCAAAGTCGACGAGATGGAGATGCAGATCCGCCTCGGCAAAGTGATCGACAAGGTCAACAAGCTGATCAAGGGCATGAATGAGGAGTCCTACAACAGCGGCTGGAAACTCGATGCATCATTAGGTACCGTTGCCTTCGGTTCAGCGCTCTACAACTGGGCGATCTCGGTACCGTACATGAAGAAGAGCGGGATCTCATTCAAGGACGTGTACGACAAGTGCCGTTCAGGGGACATGAAGTACCTTGCAAAGAAGAGCCCGCTCTACGAAGTGGTCCTCGACATGGTCGTACACCACCTTCCCGACCCGCTCGTAGCCCAACCACGCCGTGTCAACGTCATCTGGCATGGTGACAAGACAACGAAGGAAGGCAAGGGAATGCTCAACTGCGACCCGAATGGTCCAGTATGCATGATGGTCACCGACATCTCCTTTGACCCCCATGCGGGCGAAGTCGCCACCGGGCGTCTCTTCTCCGGCAGCCTCAAGCGGGGCGACGTGCTCTATGTCATGGGTTCGGCCATGAAGGAGAACCGTCTCCAGCAGGTCGGTATCTTTATGGGACCCAAGCGTGTGGAAGTCGAGGAGATTGTTGCGGGCAACATCCCCGCAGTCACCGGTCTCAGGGATGCCTTCGTCGGTTCCACCGTCTCCTCGCTCATGGAGATGGCCACGTTCGAGTCACTGAAGCACTACTCGGAACCGGTCATGACCGTTGCGGTCGAGGCGAAGAGCATGAAGGACCTGCCCAAGCTCGTTGAAGTGCTCCGGCAGGTTGCAAAGGAAGACCCGACACTGATCATAACCATCAACGAAGAGACCGGCGAGCACCTCATCTCCGGTATGGGAGAACTGCACCTCGAGATTGTCACGGGCAGAATCAAGCGTGACAAGGGTGTCGAGATCGTCACTTCCGAACCGATCGTGGTATACCGTGAGACTGTCACCGGCAAGATCGAGGCGGTCGAAGGCAAGTCCCCGAACCGCCACAACCGGTTCTACTTTGACCTTGAACCAATGTCCGATGTGATCGTTGACCTGATCAAGAAAGGTGAGGTCTCGATGAACCAGCAGATGCTGGAGCGCCGTGACGCTCTGGTGGCGGCGGGAATGAACAAGGACGAGGCAAAGAGTGTCAAGATGATCAAGGGCACCAACATGCTCATCGACATGACCAAAGGTGTCCAGTACCTCAACGAGACCATGGAACTTGTCATCGAAGGTATCCAGGAAGCGCTTGCCGGTGGTCCTCTTGCTGACGAGCCCGTCCAGAACCTCAAGATGACTCTCGTTGATGTCAAGCTCCACGAGGATGCAATCCACCGTGGTCCCGCTCAGGTCATCCCCGCAGTGCGCGGCGCCATAAAGGGTGGCATGCTGATTGCCGGTGATTCGCTCCTTGAGCCGATCCAGAAGATCCAGATCACGGTCCCGATGGACCAGATGGGTGCAGCAACCTCCCAGATCCAGGGCCGGCGCGGCCAGGTCTTCGACATGCAGAGTGAAGGCGACACCATCACCGTTGTCGGTAAAGCTCCCGTCGCCGAGCTCTTCGGGTTTGCCGGAGATATCCGGTCAGCCACCGAAGGCCGTGCCATGTGGAATACCGAGTTTGCAGGTTTCGAACTGGTTCCCAATAACATGGTCAAGGAAGTCGTTGTCGGTATCCGCAAGCGGAAGGGCTTAAAAGAGCAGATGCCCCAGCCGAACGACTATCTCGCAGTATAA
- a CDS encoding PLP-dependent aminotransferase family protein gives MSYRFASRIGKVKASFLDELFRVSNDPSIISFAGGLPSSALIDTGGIARATREVMEEDAGTALQYTTTDGYLPLREYIAARYRTRLGIPAEAAEIQIVNGSQQCLDLFAKIFLDPGDHVGMERPGYLGAIEAFSLYEPVIDTVPLEDDGPDLLAFERMITTAQPKFFYGIPNSQNPSGRTYSQDTRRAIAEILREHDTVFYEDDAFGELFFDAKPRLPVRRYLPGQAVISGSFSKTVAPGMRIGWMYAPQEILAKFNIVKQASDLHSNFLCQKILHRYLTTTDPDRRIQEIVKVYERKCRQMCDLFNDLLPELTHTTPEGGMFLIATLPPGLSARAVFDEGVRNKVAVLPGMPFYVDDGGTDTIRLNFSSASEEQITEGMHRLSNVIHGMLHA, from the coding sequence ATGTCATACCGGTTTGCCAGCAGGATAGGAAAAGTGAAGGCATCGTTCCTCGATGAACTCTTCCGGGTCTCGAACGATCCCTCCATTATATCGTTTGCCGGGGGACTGCCCTCGTCGGCGCTGATCGATACCGGAGGGATCGCCCGGGCAACCCGTGAGGTCATGGAAGAGGACGCGGGCACGGCACTCCAGTACACCACCACGGATGGATACCTTCCCCTGAGGGAATATATTGCCGCCCGTTACCGGACCCGGCTTGGCATCCCGGCAGAGGCTGCCGAGATCCAGATCGTGAATGGTTCACAACAGTGCCTCGATCTGTTCGCCAAGATCTTCCTCGACCCGGGCGACCATGTCGGCATGGAGCGGCCCGGTTACCTGGGCGCCATCGAAGCCTTCTCGCTCTACGAGCCGGTCATCGACACCGTCCCGCTGGAAGATGACGGCCCCGATCTTCTGGCATTCGAGCGGATGATTACTACTGCACAGCCAAAATTCTTCTACGGCATCCCCAACTCCCAGAACCCTTCCGGGAGGACCTACTCACAGGATACGCGCAGGGCCATTGCTGAGATCCTGCGTGAACATGATACCGTTTTTTACGAAGACGATGCGTTTGGCGAGCTCTTCTTCGATGCAAAACCCCGGCTCCCGGTCAGGCGCTACCTGCCGGGTCAGGCCGTGATCTCCGGTTCGTTCTCCAAGACCGTTGCCCCGGGGATGCGGATAGGCTGGATGTATGCCCCGCAGGAGATCCTGGCCAAATTCAACATCGTGAAACAGGCCTCAGATCTCCATTCCAACTTCCTCTGCCAGAAGATCCTCCACCGTTATCTCACAACTACCGATCCCGACCGGAGGATTCAGGAAATCGTGAAGGTGTATGAACGAAAATGCCGGCAGATGTGCGATCTTTTTAACGACCTCTTACCGGAACTCACCCATACAACCCCGGAGGGGGGAATGTTTCTCATTGCCACCCTGCCGCCGGGTCTTTCTGCACGGGCGGTCTTTGACGAGGGAGTCCGGAACAAGGTTGCCGTGCTTCCCGGCATGCCGTTCTATGTTGACGATGGCGGTACTGATACAATCCGGCTTAACTTCTCATCGGCTTCAGAAGAGCAGATAACCGAGGGCATGCACAGGCTTTCGAACGTTATCCACGGAATGCTGCACGCATAA
- a CDS encoding 30S ribosomal protein S7, whose translation MTETTGKKLLFNQWDASEVKVNDPSLMRYVTLSSQIIPHTCGKFSRQEFGKSNMMIVERLINRLMQTENNTGKKQLAIRIVRDAFIIVNKKTKRNPIEVLVEAIGNSGPREETVRLKYGGINVPKSVDTAPMRRVDTAIHFIAEATLKGSSTSKKSASAVLADELIAASKGDMKCYSVGKKEERERIAKSAR comes from the coding sequence ATGACAGAAACAACTGGAAAGAAACTCCTGTTCAACCAGTGGGATGCCTCCGAAGTCAAGGTCAACGACCCCAGCCTCATGCGCTACGTTACCCTCTCCTCCCAGATCATCCCCCACACCTGCGGAAAGTTCTCCCGTCAGGAATTTGGTAAGAGCAACATGATGATTGTCGAGCGGCTTATCAACCGCCTTATGCAGACCGAGAATAATACCGGAAAGAAGCAGCTTGCAATCCGGATCGTGCGGGATGCATTCATCATCGTCAACAAGAAGACCAAGCGCAACCCGATCGAAGTCCTTGTCGAAGCAATCGGCAATTCAGGTCCCCGCGAAGAGACCGTCCGCCTGAAATATGGTGGTATCAATGTCCCGAAGTCGGTCGACACCGCGCCCATGCGCCGGGTTGACACTGCAATCCACTTCATTGCCGAAGCAACACTGAAGGGATCCAGCACGAGCAAGAAGAGCGCAAGTGCAGTCCTTGCCGACGAACTTATTGCAGCCTCCAAGGGCGACATGAAGTGTTACTCGGTAGGTAAAAAGGAAGAACGCGAGCGGATCGCGAAGTCCGCCCGGTAA
- the queC gene encoding 7-cyano-7-deazaguanine synthase QueC: MKAVCLLSGGMDSSTLAYVAKDEGYDILALHLNYGQRTENKERACARKIASLLDAKEFVEVDVGYFSLFGASSLTDKNMAVDNFDPARAHIPNTYVPFRNANLLSIATSFAEAYTADAIFIGVQALDYSGYPDCRPQFIEAFQKVIDLGTKDTTNISLFTPFIDMTKSDILREGIRLDVPYEHTWSCYRSEGKACGTCGSCHFRQEAFAAIGKKDPIEYEE, from the coding sequence ATGAAAGCGGTATGTCTACTCTCCGGGGGGATGGACTCGTCCACCCTTGCGTATGTTGCAAAGGATGAAGGCTATGATATCCTCGCGCTTCACCTCAACTATGGCCAGAGAACCGAGAACAAAGAACGTGCATGCGCCAGGAAAATCGCCTCGCTTCTCGATGCAAAGGAATTTGTTGAGGTTGATGTCGGCTACTTTTCGCTCTTTGGGGCAAGCAGCCTCACCGATAAAAATATGGCTGTCGATAATTTTGATCCGGCCCGCGCACATATCCCGAACACGTATGTCCCCTTCCGGAATGCAAACCTGCTTTCCATTGCAACCAGTTTTGCTGAGGCATACACGGCAGATGCGATTTTTATCGGGGTCCAGGCACTCGATTACAGCGGCTACCCGGACTGCCGCCCGCAGTTCATCGAGGCGTTCCAGAAAGTGATCGATCTCGGCACTAAGGATACGACGAATATCTCGCTCTTTACCCCGTTCATTGATATGACGAAGAGTGATATTCTCAGGGAGGGGATACGACTGGACGTGCCCTATGAACATACATGGTCCTGCTACCGGAGCGAGGGGAAAGCCTGCGGCACCTGCGGTTCGTGCCATTTCCGGCAGGAAGCCTTTGCTGCGATCGGGAAAAAGGACCCCATTGAGTACGAGGAATAA
- a CDS encoding 6-carboxytetrahydropterin synthase: MKVGIYKEVQIDTSHRLLYYKGKCANLHGHRWKIEVWMEGEPDPETQILIDYSLIKQVINKYDHQIILNRDDPMVPRIQEFHPVITTPGEPTSELIAVLIRDDLYAICRELGIKATVPKIRVWESPTSCAELKE; the protein is encoded by the coding sequence ATGAAAGTCGGGATCTATAAAGAAGTGCAGATTGATACAAGTCACCGGCTGCTCTATTACAAGGGGAAATGCGCCAACCTTCATGGGCACCGATGGAAGATTGAGGTCTGGATGGAGGGGGAACCGGACCCGGAAACACAAATCCTGATCGATTACAGCCTGATAAAACAGGTCATCAACAAATACGATCACCAGATCATCCTCAATCGCGATGACCCCATGGTACCACGCATCCAGGAGTTCCACCCGGTTATCACAACACCCGGAGAACCAACCAGTGAACTGATCGCAGTTCTCATCCGCGACGACCTCTACGCGATTTGCCGGGAATTGGGAATTAAGGCAACAGTACCCAAGATCCGGGTCTGGGAATCCCCCACGTCCTGCGCTGAGCTTAAAGAATGA
- a CDS encoding 30S ribosomal protein S12, whose product MGQGKFAARKLVRDSNKFRWADKNYARRELNLDVKSDPLEGAPQARGIVLEKIGVEAKQPNSAIRKCVRVQLIKNGRQVSAFAVGDGAINFIDEHDEVEIEGIGGRLGRSMGDIPGVRYVVTKVNNVCLHEMVIGRKEKPRR is encoded by the coding sequence ATGGGACAGGGTAAATTTGCAGCCAGAAAACTGGTTCGGGACTCAAATAAGTTCAGGTGGGCAGACAAAAACTATGCCCGCCGTGAACTCAATCTCGATGTGAAGTCAGATCCTCTTGAGGGTGCTCCACAGGCGAGAGGTATTGTGCTTGAGAAGATCGGTGTCGAGGCAAAACAGCCCAACTCTGCAATCCGTAAGTGCGTGCGCGTCCAGCTCATCAAGAACGGACGGCAGGTCAGCGCATTCGCAGTCGGCGACGGTGCCATCAACTTTATCGATGAACATGATGAAGTCGAGATCGAGGGTATCGGTGGCCGTCTCGGCCGGTCCATGGGAGATATCCCTGGTGTCCGGTACGTGGTCACCAAGGTGAACAACGTCTGCCTCCACGAAATGGTTATTGGCAGGAAAGAGAAACCGCGCAGGTGA
- a CDS encoding type II toxin-antitoxin system HicB family antitoxin: MHYTIVTESHEKGGFTARCVEIPKARGHGSTQGEAIARIKEEIEQVRQAQNAELHSIIASVHSEIIKIEVADSA, translated from the coding sequence ATGCACTACACCATAGTGACGGAATCTCACGAGAAAGGCGGGTTTACCGCCCGCTGCGTGGAGATCCCGAAAGCTCGCGGTCATGGCAGCACTCAGGGTGAGGCGATTGCCAGGATCAAGGAAGAGATCGAGCAGGTGCGACAGGCACAGAATGCGGAACTGCACTCCATAATTGCATCCGTCCATTCTGAGATTATCAAAATCGAAGTCGCTGACTCGGCGTAA